In Stenotrophomonas sp. ESTM1D_MKCIP4_1, a single genomic region encodes these proteins:
- a CDS encoding DUF2272 domain-containing protein, translating into MRRMLFPACLLLAAAPLSAAAAEACDVPPRYGLSPLAVSIRNAACNEHRLWYRPFIDRDGRAASLSVTESENEHLADNGLIAWQRVAGYWRDSGTLNAMGSIPGASSCLAPLGTRYTDSDCRAFLIDNPWSAAFISWVMTRAGVPGFNTSPRHIDYIRAAYQAGPAGVPYRLTDPATTKPAPGDLLCFLRDRSSTLSYSGLVQALGNGSVGHWKSHCEVVVAANLGGDQTLYLVGGNVMNTVAMRLLQLDRSGRIQLPPARSRDSTGVEPSCTPGREDECSFNRQDWAALLQLNATAPATFVPPAAATEPAVDR; encoded by the coding sequence ATGCGCCGGATGCTGTTCCCCGCCTGCCTGCTGCTGGCGGCTGCGCCGCTCTCTGCTGCAGCCGCCGAAGCCTGCGATGTGCCGCCGCGCTACGGGCTGAGCCCGCTGGCGGTCTCCATCCGCAATGCCGCCTGCAACGAACACCGGTTGTGGTACCGCCCTTTCATCGACCGCGACGGCCGCGCCGCCAGCCTCAGCGTGACCGAATCGGAAAACGAGCACCTGGCCGACAATGGCCTGATCGCCTGGCAGCGCGTGGCCGGCTACTGGCGCGACAGCGGCACGCTCAACGCGATGGGCAGCATCCCCGGCGCCAGCAGCTGCCTGGCGCCGCTGGGCACGCGCTACACCGACAGCGACTGCCGCGCCTTCCTCATCGACAATCCGTGGTCGGCCGCCTTCATTTCATGGGTGATGACCCGCGCCGGTGTGCCCGGCTTCAACACCTCACCGCGGCACATCGACTACATACGCGCGGCCTACCAGGCCGGACCGGCCGGCGTGCCGTACCGGCTGACGGACCCTGCCACGACCAAGCCCGCCCCCGGCGACCTGCTGTGTTTCCTGCGCGACCGCAGCAGCACGCTGAGCTACAGCGGGCTGGTGCAGGCGCTGGGCAATGGTTCGGTCGGGCACTGGAAATCGCACTGCGAGGTCGTGGTGGCCGCCAACCTTGGCGGCGACCAGACCCTTTATCTGGTCGGTGGCAACGTGATGAACACCGTGGCCATGCGCCTGCTGCAGCTGGACCGCAGCGGACGCATCCAGCTACCGCCGGCACGCTCGCGCGACAGCACCGGCGTGGAGCCCAGCTGCACGCCCGGGCGCGAAGACGAATGCAGTTTCAACCGCCAGGACTGGGCGGCACTGCTGCAGTTGAATGCCACTGCGCCCGCCACATTCGTCCCGCCTGCTGCAGCGACCGAACCTGCGGTGGATCGCTGA